A genomic window from Acidimicrobiales bacterium includes:
- a CDS encoding type II secretion system F family protein, protein MTRLLVISFLLGWAGLVLLIAEVRRFSRPSLADRLRAYSPAGLAERRRGGPFSVESFREVIGPFSQAVAGRVARLFGVSEELAVRLERVHSRMDPAGFRVRQVGWSAAAFGVGALAASTLGLPALVSLAVLLGSPLLAFLILEQQVASASSKWQRRIFLELPVVAEQLAMLLSAGFSLGSALNRLARPGRGSCARDLARVRARIHQGLSEVAALREWAELAQVDALNRLVAVVALNTDAADLGRLVSDEARAIRRDVQRDLVQTMERRGQQVWVPVTVATLVPGVIFLAIPFVEALRLFAGS, encoded by the coding sequence ATGACTCGCCTCCTGGTCATTTCGTTCCTCCTCGGATGGGCAGGTCTGGTGCTGCTCATTGCCGAGGTGCGACGGTTCTCGCGACCGTCGCTGGCCGACCGACTGCGGGCCTACAGCCCTGCCGGGCTGGCCGAGCGGCGGCGCGGCGGTCCGTTCTCGGTCGAGTCGTTCCGGGAGGTGATCGGGCCGTTCAGTCAGGCCGTGGCGGGACGGGTGGCCCGTCTGTTCGGCGTGAGCGAGGAGCTTGCTGTCCGCCTCGAGCGGGTCCACTCCCGCATGGATCCCGCCGGCTTTCGGGTTCGACAGGTCGGGTGGAGTGCGGCCGCGTTCGGCGTCGGCGCGCTGGCGGCGTCGACGCTCGGGCTGCCCGCGCTCGTGAGCCTCGCGGTGCTGTTGGGATCGCCCCTGCTGGCGTTTCTGATCCTGGAACAGCAGGTGGCATCGGCGTCGTCGAAGTGGCAGCGACGGATCTTTCTCGAGCTGCCCGTCGTGGCGGAGCAGCTGGCCATGCTGCTGTCGGCCGGCTTCTCCCTGGGCTCGGCGCTCAACCGGCTTGCCCGACCGGGCCGCGGCTCCTGCGCCCGTGACCTGGCCCGCGTGCGAGCTCGGATCCACCAGGGCCTGTCGGAGGTGGCAGCCCTGCGGGAGTGGGCGGAGCTGGCTCAGGTGGACGCCCTCAACCGTCTCGTCGCGGTGGTCGCCCTCAACACCGACGCAGCCGATCTCGGTCGGCTCGTCTCGGACGAGGCCCGAGCCATCCGGCGGGACGTGCAGCGGGACCTCGTTCAGACGATGGAGCGACGGGGCCAACAGGTGTGGGTGCCGGTGACGGTGGCGACGTTGGTACCGGGGGTGATCTTTCTGGCCATTCCGTTCGTAGAGGCGCTTCGGCTCTTTGCGGGATCGTGA
- a CDS encoding PQQ-binding-like beta-propeller repeat protein gives MSRPVSTGTGRQRTRWRAVQWSKRWRRASVPVVAVLAVWLTPGAAAPGAAAPRAGAPATTSPPASCDWPMYGHDPSRTDSTSCSQAPDGAAASRLLPRWFFHANDVVTASPTIVQGTVYVGAWDGHFYALDLKSGRVHWSTLLGRGRPDGNADEHTGAYGEITSSAAVTAVSGRRVAFVGGGGSMYALDASRDDVPDAQRVLWRFDVDASHPANHGEIESSPVVWTGGPGGPVVVFGADSNQDSGFAGEGVWAVRADTGRLAWHFNPETATNHALYGCGNVWSSPALGLDPRNPDPRRRAVLYFGTADCPDNTPTACPADGSDPNCPLGQQYVYSRRWQPFADGIIAISAADGSPLWSYQPHPVNNTLDDDFGSSAQLFTLPGGRQVVGEGDKDGLYYVLDRNDGSLIWKRIEQGNGNIQSGFAIGGFLGATAVTSVHGAPRVFGGSGIDTPLTYDRNGQLVAQPDPALSLRGMQAFSGVDGSSAWSAIQAYTYGATSVANGVVYVGALDGILRAYDATTGRLLWAFPVSGPISSGPAISAGVVVIGAGTSDTDAEFKACDHLPPSAQGICRSTPLSATLNPLSAINGIWAFSPA, from the coding sequence ATGAGCCGGCCGGTGTCCACCGGCACCGGGCGCCAGCGCACGCGCTGGCGCGCCGTGCAGTGGTCGAAGCGCTGGCGTCGGGCCTCAGTGCCGGTCGTGGCCGTCCTCGCCGTCTGGCTGACACCCGGCGCTGCCGCACCCGGCGCTGCCGCACCCCGCGCCGGCGCGCCTGCCACGACGAGCCCGCCGGCGAGCTGCGACTGGCCGATGTACGGCCACGACCCGTCTCGCACGGACAGCACGTCCTGCAGCCAGGCGCCTGACGGTGCCGCCGCCAGCCGGCTGCTGCCCCGCTGGTTCTTCCACGCCAACGACGTGGTGACGGCCTCCCCAACGATCGTCCAGGGAACCGTGTACGTGGGCGCCTGGGACGGCCACTTCTACGCTCTCGACCTGAAGAGCGGGCGCGTGCACTGGTCAACCCTGCTCGGACGGGGCCGGCCAGACGGCAACGCCGACGAGCACACCGGCGCCTACGGGGAGATCACGTCGTCAGCGGCCGTGACTGCCGTGTCCGGCCGCCGGGTGGCCTTCGTCGGCGGTGGAGGGTCGATGTACGCGCTGGACGCGTCGCGTGACGACGTCCCCGACGCCCAGCGGGTCCTCTGGCGATTCGACGTCGACGCGTCCCACCCGGCCAACCACGGCGAGATCGAGTCCTCACCGGTGGTCTGGACGGGCGGACCGGGCGGACCGGTGGTGGTCTTCGGCGCCGACTCCAACCAGGACAGCGGGTTCGCTGGCGAGGGTGTGTGGGCCGTCCGAGCGGACACGGGTCGTCTGGCCTGGCACTTCAATCCCGAGACCGCGACCAACCACGCCCTGTACGGCTGCGGCAACGTCTGGTCGTCGCCGGCCCTGGGCCTCGACCCGCGCAACCCTGACCCCCGGCGACGCGCTGTCTTGTACTTCGGGACCGCCGACTGCCCGGACAACACGCCCACCGCGTGTCCCGCCGACGGGTCCGATCCCAATTGCCCACTTGGCCAGCAGTACGTGTACTCCCGTCGCTGGCAACCCTTCGCCGATGGGATAATCGCCATTTCGGCAGCGGACGGCTCACCTCTGTGGAGCTATCAGCCGCATCCGGTCAACAACACCCTTGACGATGATTTCGGCTCCTCGGCGCAGTTGTTCACCCTTCCTGGCGGACGTCAGGTCGTCGGAGAAGGCGACAAGGACGGGCTCTACTACGTGCTCGACCGCAACGACGGAAGCCTGATCTGGAAGCGGATCGAGCAGGGCAACGGCAACATCCAAAGCGGCTTCGCGATTGGTGGGTTCCTCGGCGCGACGGCTGTCACCTCTGTGCACGGCGCCCCGAGGGTGTTCGGAGGGTCAGGCATCGACACGCCCCTCACCTACGACCGCAACGGCCAGCTCGTCGCCCAGCCCGACCCGGCGTTGAGTCTGCGCGGGATGCAGGCGTTCTCGGGGGTCGACGGCTCCAGCGCCTGGTCCGCGATCCAGGCCTACACCTACGGGGCGACGAGCGTCGCCAACGGCGTCGTCTACGTGGGCGCCCTGGACGGGATCCTTCGGGCATACGATGCGACGACCGGGCGTCTGTTATGGGCGTTCCCGGTCAGTGGACCCATCTCGTCGGGTCCCGCCATCAGTGCAGGGGTGGTGGTCATCGGGGCCGGGACCTCCGATACCGACGCAGAGTTCAAGGCCTGCGACCACCTCCCCCCGTCCGCTCAGGGGATATGCCGGAGCACGCCACTCAGCGCGACACTCAATCCCTTGTCGGCCATCAATGGCATCTGGGCCTTCTCGCCTGCCTGA
- a CDS encoding VOC family protein → MNSEFELRGINHLALVCRDMERTVDFYTNVLGMPLVKTIELPFDMGQHFFFDVGNGDSLAFFWFPVAPEPAPGVSAPRTLPGNGELTSAIGSMNHVAFDVPADKIEEYLVRLRAKGIEAADIMNHDDSDLGMSNKVHDGTFVRSIYFMDPDGILLEFAAWTRPLTEGDVRHRPATAARAAPAGT, encoded by the coding sequence ATGAACAGCGAGTTCGAGCTGCGGGGGATCAACCACCTCGCCCTGGTCTGCCGCGACATGGAGCGGACGGTCGACTTCTACACCAACGTCCTGGGCATGCCGCTCGTCAAGACGATCGAGCTTCCCTTCGACATGGGCCAGCACTTCTTCTTCGACGTCGGCAACGGCGACTCGCTGGCGTTCTTCTGGTTCCCAGTTGCGCCCGAGCCAGCCCCGGGTGTGTCCGCCCCCCGAACCCTTCCCGGGAACGGGGAGCTCACCAGCGCCATCGGCTCGATGAACCACGTAGCGTTCGACGTGCCGGCCGACAAGATCGAGGAGTACCTGGTGAGGCTCCGGGCCAAGGGCATCGAAGCCGCCGACATCATGAACCACGACGACAGCGACCTGGGGATGAGCAACAAGGTGCACGACGGGACCTTCGTCCGATCGATCTACTTCATGGACCCCGACGGGATACTGCTGGAGTTCGCCGCCTGGACGCGCCCGCTCACCGAGGGCGACGTGCGCCATCGGCCGGCGACGGCCGCGCGGGCAGCGCCGGCGGGCACGTAG
- a CDS encoding HAD family phosphatase: MHDTITAVLFDFGGVFTPSPFSVVRAAALELGVSEDVAIELCFGPYAEDGDHPWHRLERGEVRLDVAYQELLALASAAGVEIDVFQVLGKLGREDDDRVAMVERVRTLRGAGYRTALVTNNIAEFGDGWRQLIPVDELFEVVVDSSQVGLRKPDPRIFRLALEQLDGVRPEQAVFLDDFEAHVAGARQLGMHGIVVGDDRAEALARLDVLLAPAAPQGQTDDRS; the protein is encoded by the coding sequence GTGCACGACACCATCACTGCCGTGCTGTTCGACTTCGGTGGCGTCTTCACCCCGTCGCCGTTCAGCGTCGTCCGGGCGGCCGCGCTCGAGCTCGGCGTCAGTGAGGACGTCGCCATCGAGCTGTGCTTCGGTCCGTACGCCGAGGATGGCGACCACCCTTGGCACCGTCTCGAGCGCGGGGAGGTGCGGCTCGACGTCGCCTACCAGGAGCTCCTCGCCCTCGCCAGCGCGGCGGGTGTCGAGATCGACGTCTTCCAGGTGCTGGGCAAGCTCGGCCGCGAGGATGACGACCGGGTCGCCATGGTCGAGCGGGTGAGGACCCTTCGTGGCGCGGGCTACCGGACAGCTCTGGTGACGAACAACATCGCTGAGTTCGGGGACGGGTGGCGACAGCTCATCCCGGTTGACGAGCTGTTCGAGGTCGTCGTCGATTCGTCCCAGGTCGGACTGCGGAAGCCGGATCCACGGATCTTTCGTCTCGCCCTCGAGCAGCTGGACGGGGTCCGGCCCGAGCAGGCGGTGTTCCTCGACGACTTCGAGGCCCACGTCGCCGGTGCCCGCCAGCTCGGCATGCACGGCATCGTCGTGGGCGACGACCGGGCCGAGGCGCTCGCTCGGCTGGACGTCCTCTTGGCCCCGGCCGCGCCGCAGGGCCAGACCGACGACCGCTCCTGA
- a CDS encoding DUF3566 domain-containing protein, translated as MSQIERATKSERVIGPGPPPPPQPPGSGPSRPATGQQATKAEGRRFDQAIVRIDPRSVLDLSLRFFRRMLLIGIGVGVVGWVVAWVTGLASSIDTFIQDLSGYPSLTVLGAQGLLVAVVLGLTFVLGGALLAVLGVVLFNLASDLGGGIKMTVRETELDESLVGPEGAASLAESGSSGSRPLAQRGRASGAARRRPVLGANVTSVDGHAAAGPAGSRRDTYDEGSTRVPLEQEGRPPRVPSGALVVGVERDSPADSVGLVTGDVIVSADGSTVDSPAALSSAIDRHETGAAFDMSWVDQQGRYQTGIVHFGHRSR; from the coding sequence GTGTCCCAGATAGAGCGCGCCACCAAGTCGGAACGGGTCATCGGGCCGGGCCCGCCGCCCCCGCCCCAGCCACCAGGGAGCGGTCCGTCGCGGCCTGCGACGGGACAGCAGGCGACCAAGGCAGAGGGGCGCCGGTTCGATCAGGCCATCGTTCGCATCGACCCGAGGAGCGTGCTCGACCTGTCCCTCCGGTTCTTTCGCCGGATGTTGCTCATCGGCATCGGCGTGGGCGTGGTGGGGTGGGTCGTCGCATGGGTTACCGGCCTGGCCAGCAGCATCGACACGTTCATCCAGGATCTCAGCGGTTATCCATCGCTCACGGTGCTCGGCGCTCAGGGCCTCCTCGTGGCCGTGGTGCTGGGACTGACCTTCGTCCTCGGAGGCGCGCTGCTCGCGGTGCTCGGCGTTGTCCTCTTCAACCTCGCGAGCGACCTGGGCGGGGGGATCAAGATGACCGTCAGGGAGACGGAGCTGGACGAGAGCCTCGTCGGACCCGAAGGCGCCGCAAGCCTCGCCGAGAGCGGGTCCTCCGGTTCCCGACCTCTGGCGCAGAGAGGCCGAGCCTCGGGTGCGGCTCGCCGTCGGCCCGTGCTGGGTGCCAACGTCACGAGCGTCGACGGCCACGCCGCTGCCGGTCCTGCTGGATCTCGACGGGACACCTACGACGAGGGGTCGACACGGGTCCCGCTGGAGCAGGAGGGTCGACCCCCGAGGGTTCCCAGCGGAGCGCTCGTCGTCGGCGTCGAGCGGGACAGCCCCGCAGACTCGGTCGGCCTAGTGACCGGGGACGTGATCGTGTCAGCGGACGGGTCGACGGTGGACTCGCCGGCTGCGCTGAGCTCGGCTATCGACCGCCACGAGACCGGTGCCGCATTCGACATGAGCTGGGTGGACCAGCAGGGGCGGTACCAGACAGGCATCGTGCACTTCGGCCACCGCTCCCGCTGA
- a CDS encoding alanyl-tRNA editing protein has translation MTELLFLRDAYLRRFTATVTSVRSGAVALDRTAFYPTGGGQPHDTGRLDGIPVLGVTHEREPGEEDTVWHAVERDDLTAGQAIEGEIDWARRHELMRTHTALHVLCGVIWHRWGKAVTGGNMEPLAARMDFEFDPLPDAFGATVEDLVNAELAAARPVKVEFLPRSTALSDADLIRTKVNLIPETVTEIRVVDIVGLDRQADGGTHVVRTDEVGRVRVVKTESKGKANKRIRIQVA, from the coding sequence ATGACAGAGCTCCTCTTCCTACGGGACGCCTACCTCCGCCGGTTCACGGCGACCGTGACGAGCGTGCGCTCTGGCGCCGTGGCCCTCGACCGGACGGCCTTCTACCCGACCGGCGGAGGCCAGCCCCACGACACCGGGCGCCTCGACGGCATCCCCGTGCTCGGCGTGACCCACGAGCGGGAACCCGGTGAGGAGGACACGGTGTGGCACGCCGTCGAGCGCGACGACCTGACGGCGGGGCAGGCGATCGAGGGGGAGATCGACTGGGCACGGCGCCACGAGCTCATGCGCACCCACACCGCGCTCCACGTGCTGTGCGGGGTGATCTGGCATCGCTGGGGGAAGGCGGTCACCGGCGGCAACATGGAGCCACTGGCGGCCAGGATGGACTTCGAGTTCGATCCGCTTCCGGACGCCTTCGGGGCCACCGTGGAGGATCTCGTCAACGCCGAGCTGGCAGCGGCGCGGCCGGTCAAGGTCGAGTTCCTGCCCCGATCGACGGCGCTGTCCGACGCCGACCTGATCCGCACCAAGGTGAATCTCATCCCCGAGACGGTGACCGAGATCCGGGTCGTCGACATCGTGGGCCTGGACCGGCAGGCGGACGGTGGGACGCACGTCGTTCGGACCGACGAAGTCGGTCGGGTGCGCGTGGTCAAGACCGAGTCGAAGGGGAAGGCCAACAAGCGGATCCGCATCCAGGTGGCGTAG